In one Molothrus ater isolate BHLD 08-10-18 breed brown headed cowbird chromosome 6, BPBGC_Mater_1.1, whole genome shotgun sequence genomic region, the following are encoded:
- the PPP4R4 gene encoding serine/threonine-protein phosphatase 4 regulatory subunit 4 isoform X3, with translation MRPVIFSKMDFSHSSLFGYIEDLQELTIIERPVRRSLKTPEEIERLTVDEELSDIERAVYLLSSGQDIQGTSVVANLPVLMRQNPAETLRRVLPKIRVHEEAHPENVFSHMTIQSYVDQWRRLFGNFVCWRFCMLQEWKCS, from the exons ATGCGCCCAGTAATCTTCTCCAAAATGGATTTTAGTCATAGCAGTCTTTTTGGATACATAGAAGACCTGCAGGAACTAACTATTATAGAGAGGCCAGTACGCAGGAGCCTGAAG ACAccagaagaaatagaaagatTGACAGTTGATGAAGAACTCAGTGATATTGAAAGGGCTGTTTATCTACTCAG TTCTGGTCAGGATATCCAAGGAACAAGTGTGGTGGCAAATCTTCCAGTCCTTATGCGACAGAATCCTGCAGAAACACTTCGTCGGGTTTTACCAAAAATCAGA GTCCATGAGGAGGCACATCCAGAGAATGTGTTCTCACACATGACTATCCAGAGTTATGTGGATCAGTGGAGGAGACTATTTGGAAACTTTGTTTGTTG GAGGTTCTGCATGTTGCAGGAGTGGAAATGCAGTTaa